In Ruminiclostridium josui JCM 17888, the genomic window TTGCTTAGAATACAGGAGGTTATTGATGAAACACAGTGCCACAAAATATTTTTAGAAAAATTTAGTACACTGTAAAAAATTCACTGGTTCGCATCTCCTTTCATTTTGAGTTTTGTGTTAACACATAATACAAGAGATTAGATATATAGAATAAGTTCATATTTTTGAATAAAAAATTGAAAAAATTAGACCGGCTCACTTAAGGGCCGGTCTAGAATGTTTATATTAATATTTGCTTAGAATAGTCCTGTGATAACACCTTTTTCATCAATATCAATTCTCTCCGCTGCAGGTACTTTTGGTAAACCCGGCATAGTCATTATATCTCCGGTAAGTACCACTATAAATCCTGCTCCTGCGGAAATTCGAACTTCTTTTACTGTAACATCGAAGTCCTTAGGCCTACCAAGAAGTTGAGGATTATCAGATAATGAATATTGAGTTTTTGCCATACAGATTGGAAGTTTGTCCAGACCCATTTCTTCTATCTTAGCGATGGATTTTTCTGCAGCAGCATTATAAATAACGTTTCTGCCACCGTAAATCTTTGAGACTATCTGCTGTACCTTTTCTTTTATTGGGAGTTTTTCATCATAAATAGGTGCAAAATTTGAAACCGTAGAATCAGTGAGAGCAACAAGCTTTTCTGCCAACTCTATTCCGCCTTCTCCACCTTTTAAAAATACATCAGAAAATGCAACCTCAACACCCAGAGAACTGCATCTTTCTTGAACCAGCTTGATTTCAGCCTCGGTATCTGTATCAAAATGATTAATAGCAACCATAACGGGTACACCAAACTGTTTCAGATTTTCGATATGCTTTTCTGCATTTACAAAGCCTTTAGACAATGCTTCCACATTTTCTTCTTTAAGATCTTCTTTTTTTATACCACCGTTATATTTAAGTGCTCTTATTGTGGCAACAAGAACTACCGCGTCAGGTTTAAAGCCTGCAAATCTGCACTTAATATCAAAGAATTTTTCTGCACCAAGGTCTGCGCCAAAGCCGGCCTCGGTAATAACATAGTCAGCCAATTTCAGTGCAAGTTTTGTAGCTGAAATACTATTACAACCATGAGCAATATTTGCAAAAGGGCCACCATGCATTAATGCAGGAGTTCCTTCAAGGGTCTGAACCAGATTAGGTTTTATAGCATCTTTTAATAAAAGGGTCATTGCACCGTCAACCTTCAGGTCATGAGCCGTAACTGGCTTTCCTTCGTATGTGTAGCCAATGATAATACGTCCCAGTCTGTTTTTTAAGTCTGTAATATCAAGAGCAAGACAGAGTATTGCCATTATTTCCGAAGCAACAGTGATGTTAAATCCATCTTCTCTGGGAACTCCGTTAATCCTTCCGCCAAGTCCCACAATTACATTTCTAAGTGCTCTATCATTCATATCCATACAGCGTTTCCAGACAATTTGTCGGGGATCTATACCAAGAGTATTTCCCTGCTGAAGGTGGTTGTCTATTGCGGCGGAAAGAAGATTATTTGCAGCAGTAATTGCATGCATATCCCCAGTAAAGTGAAGATTAATGTCTTCCATAGGGACAACCTGTGCATAGCCTCCTCCGGCAGCACCTCCCTTAATACCCATTACAGGGCCTAAAGAAGGTTCTCTTAAAGCTATAACCGCATTTTTACCTATCTTCGCCATAGCCTGCCCAAGGCCTACTGTAGTAGTAGTCTTTCCTTCACCTGCAGGAGTTGGGTTTATAGCAGTAACAAGGACAAGTTTACCGTCTTTTTTATCTTTTACCTTATCCCACAGCTTATCTGATAACTTGGCTTTATATTTACCATAGAACTCAAGATCTTCGGTATCAATACCAAGGCTTTTTGCTATATCTGCAATATGCTGCATTTTACATCCCTGAGCAATTTGTATATCCGTTTGCAATATAATTTCCCCTTCCAAATACATTATTCCCATATATATAACAGGATTAGAACAAATAACTTAAATACGAAAATATTATATAACTTAAATAGACTTGATACAATAGTTCACAAATCGAGACTCAAAAATCATAATATAGAATATGAGGACTATTTAAAGTATATTGGCCGAATTACTAAATTTATTATGGATTTAATAATTATTTATATATTTGGCATACTATAACTTGAAGGGAAAGAATAATTATGAAGGAGATTGAAATAGGAAGTTTGGTTTACAGAAAATCTTATGAGAAAGATGTTCTTTTCAGGGTAGACGACATAAAAGATTGTGAGGGTAAAAAAATAATTATTCTTAAAGGTGTAGATGTTCGGTTAATTGCTGATGCACAAGAGGATGATCTTGATATTTTAGAAGATAACAATGATGAACAAAAAAATGAAGAA contains:
- a CDS encoding formate--tetrahydrofolate ligase, which encodes MQTDIQIAQGCKMQHIADIAKSLGIDTEDLEFYGKYKAKLSDKLWDKVKDKKDGKLVLVTAINPTPAGEGKTTTTVGLGQAMAKIGKNAVIALREPSLGPVMGIKGGAAGGGYAQVVPMEDINLHFTGDMHAITAANNLLSAAIDNHLQQGNTLGIDPRQIVWKRCMDMNDRALRNVIVGLGGRINGVPREDGFNITVASEIMAILCLALDITDLKNRLGRIIIGYTYEGKPVTAHDLKVDGAMTLLLKDAIKPNLVQTLEGTPALMHGGPFANIAHGCNSISATKLALKLADYVITEAGFGADLGAEKFFDIKCRFAGFKPDAVVLVATIRALKYNGGIKKEDLKEENVEALSKGFVNAEKHIENLKQFGVPVMVAINHFDTDTEAEIKLVQERCSSLGVEVAFSDVFLKGGEGGIELAEKLVALTDSTVSNFAPIYDEKLPIKEKVQQIVSKIYGGRNVIYNAAAEKSIAKIEEMGLDKLPICMAKTQYSLSDNPQLLGRPKDFDVTVKEVRISAGAGFIVVLTGDIMTMPGLPKVPAAERIDIDEKGVITGLF
- a CDS encoding sporulation peptidase YabG, translated to MKEIEIGSLVYRKSYEKDVLFRVDDIKDCEGKKIIILKGVDVRLIADAQEDDLDILEDNNDEQKNEELEEKETDNDFQSTP